The following proteins are encoded in a genomic region of Rubrobacter xylanophilus DSM 9941:
- a CDS encoding Mov34/MPN/PAD-1 family protein translates to MPIKIGRGDVEHIHRHAREAYPEECAGALVGMDVGGGTKIVVDVWRAENVHEEERSRRFLIEPEQIRRFERRAAERDMDVLGFYHSHPDHPAEPSEYDRQHAWPYYSYVIVSVSGEEIREMRSWRLRDDRSGYDEEEIVG, encoded by the coding sequence TTGCCGATCAAGATAGGACGGGGGGACGTGGAGCACATCCACCGGCACGCCCGGGAGGCCTACCCCGAGGAGTGCGCCGGGGCGCTCGTGGGCATGGACGTGGGCGGCGGGACGAAGATCGTGGTCGACGTCTGGCGGGCGGAAAACGTCCACGAGGAGGAGCGCTCGCGGCGCTTTCTCATAGAGCCCGAGCAGATCCGGCGGTTCGAGCGGCGGGCGGCCGAGCGGGACATGGACGTGCTGGGCTTCTACCACTCCCACCCCGACCACCCGGCGGAGCCCTCCGAGTACGACCGGCAGCACGCCTGGCCGTACTACTCGTACGTAATAGTCTCGGTGAGCGGCGAAGAGATCCGGGAGATGCGCTCCTGGAGGCTCAGGGACGACCGCTCCGGGTACGACGAGGAAGAGATCGTAGGCTGA
- a CDS encoding PLP-dependent cysteine synthase family protein, with translation MITRIKPGTGITELVGNTPLVELSKISAETPGVRIYGKAEWYNPGGSVKDRPALWMIRDGERSGALTPEKTILDATSGNTGIAYAWIGAALGYRVKLCMPSNASEERKKILRAYGVDIVLTDPGEGSDGAIREARRLYAEDPERYFYPDQYSNPANPRAHYESTGPEIWEQTGGEITHFVAGLGTSGTFVGTARRLKEFNPEIRAISFEPDSPFHGIEGMKHMESAIVPAIYDPGVADENRRASTEEAYAMVKRVAREEGILIGISAGAAVATALRVAREIESGTIVTILCDGADKYLSESFWEE, from the coding sequence ATGATCACTAGGATTAAGCCGGGGACCGGCATAACGGAGCTTGTAGGGAACACGCCTCTGGTGGAGCTCTCCAAGATCTCTGCGGAGACGCCGGGGGTAAGGATCTACGGGAAGGCCGAGTGGTACAACCCGGGCGGGTCGGTCAAGGACCGTCCGGCGTTGTGGATGATCCGGGACGGGGAGCGGAGCGGGGCGCTCACCCCCGAGAAGACCATCCTCGACGCCACCAGCGGCAACACCGGGATAGCCTACGCCTGGATAGGGGCGGCGCTCGGCTACAGGGTCAAGCTGTGCATGCCCAGCAACGCCAGCGAGGAGCGCAAGAAGATCCTGCGGGCCTACGGGGTGGACATCGTGCTCACCGACCCCGGGGAGGGCTCCGACGGCGCGATCCGGGAGGCCAGGAGGCTCTACGCCGAGGATCCCGAGAGGTACTTCTACCCCGACCAGTACTCCAACCCGGCCAACCCCAGGGCGCACTACGAGAGCACCGGGCCCGAGATCTGGGAGCAGACCGGCGGCGAGATAACGCACTTCGTCGCGGGCCTGGGCACCAGCGGGACCTTCGTGGGGACCGCGCGGCGGCTCAAGGAGTTCAACCCCGAGATAAGGGCCATCTCCTTCGAGCCCGACTCCCCCTTCCACGGGATAGAGGGCATGAAGCACATGGAGAGCGCCATCGTGCCCGCCATCTACGACCCCGGCGTCGCCGACGAGAACCGGCGGGCCTCCACGGAGGAGGCCTACGCCATGGTCAAGCGGGTCGCCCGCGAGGAGGGCATCCTCATCGGGATCTCCGCCGGGGCTGCGGTGGCTACCGCCCTGCGGGTGGCGAGGGAGATAGAGTCTGGTACCATCGTGACCATCCTGTGCGACGGGGCGGACAAGTACCTCTCCGAGAGCTTCTGGGAGGAATAA
- a CDS encoding chlorite dismutase family protein produces the protein MTDTRAQQQAAPEEQLPAQYINYVFFKLDPLWRRLPDEERELGRREFLRAAEEGSEGLLLRSYSLMGLRADADFMLWRIGYDLDAFESMQAALMKSGLGKYLSVAYSYFALARRSIYVGEHTPGFENKRYIVPGEGEFLFVYPFVKTRAWYRLPLEERQRMMNEHMRIGRKHYPIKNNTAYCFGIDDYEFILSFEAESPQKFQDLMMELRESEASAYTELDTPIFTCRRKPLAEILENLG, from the coding sequence ATGACGGACACCAGGGCTCAGCAGCAGGCCGCACCCGAGGAGCAGCTCCCGGCCCAGTACATAAACTACGTCTTCTTCAAGCTCGACCCCCTCTGGAGGAGGCTGCCCGACGAGGAGCGCGAGCTGGGCAGGCGCGAGTTCCTGCGGGCCGCCGAGGAGGGCTCGGAGGGCCTCCTCCTGCGCTCCTACTCCCTCATGGGCCTGAGGGCCGACGCGGACTTTATGCTCTGGAGGATCGGCTACGACCTCGACGCCTTCGAGAGCATGCAGGCCGCCCTCATGAAGAGCGGGCTCGGCAAGTACCTCTCCGTCGCCTACTCCTACTTCGCCCTGGCGCGGCGTTCGATCTACGTCGGCGAACATACCCCGGGCTTCGAGAACAAACGCTACATCGTCCCCGGCGAAGGGGAGTTCCTCTTCGTCTACCCCTTCGTCAAGACCCGCGCCTGGTACCGCCTCCCCCTGGAGGAGCGCCAGCGGATGATGAACGAGCACATGCGTATAGGCCGCAAACACTACCCCATAAAGAACAATACGGCCTACTGCTTCGGGATAGACGACTACGAGTTCATCCTCTCCTTCGAGGCCGAATCCCCCCAGAAGTTCCAGGACCTCATGATGGAGCTCAGGGAGAGCGAAGCCAGCGCCTACACCGAGCTGGATACCCCCATCTTCACCTGCCGCCGAAAGCCCTTAGCAGAAATTCTCGAAAACTTAGGATAA
- a CDS encoding aldo/keto reductase yields the protein MRYRRLAGTDIEVSEVGFGVWTITTGWWGEVDDARSLRLLRRAHELGINYYDTADTYGSGKGETILAEAFRGMRDEVVISTKIGYDFYNHTERRGQQERPQDWSEGFIRFALEQSLRRLETDYIDFLQLHNAKMDAIENDRLFELLEEFKREGKVRAYGVALGPKIGWRDEGVRAMRERDIDGLQMIYNILEQDPGRDLIEAARETGTSLIVRVPHSSGMLEGRYDENTTFAKNDHRRHRPRQWLLDGLKKVEQLGFLTESGERTLGQAALKFCLATPEVVSTLPNIYGEEQLEEFAAAPDTPDLTPQELERIAGLYADNFGLETAARR from the coding sequence ATGAGATACCGCAGGCTTGCCGGCACGGACATAGAGGTCTCCGAGGTGGGCTTCGGGGTCTGGACGATCACCACCGGCTGGTGGGGCGAGGTGGACGATGCGAGGTCGTTGCGCCTGCTCAGGCGGGCCCACGAGCTCGGGATCAACTACTACGACACGGCCGACACCTACGGCTCGGGCAAGGGCGAGACGATCCTGGCCGAGGCCTTCCGCGGGATGCGGGATGAGGTCGTGATCTCCACCAAGATCGGCTACGACTTCTACAACCACACCGAGCGGCGGGGCCAGCAGGAGCGCCCGCAGGACTGGTCCGAGGGCTTTATCCGCTTCGCGCTGGAGCAGAGCCTCAGGCGCCTGGAGACCGACTACATAGACTTCCTGCAGCTGCACAACGCCAAGATGGACGCCATAGAGAACGACCGGCTCTTCGAGCTTCTGGAGGAGTTCAAGCGGGAGGGCAAGGTCAGGGCCTACGGCGTGGCGCTCGGGCCCAAGATCGGGTGGCGCGACGAGGGCGTGCGGGCGATGCGCGAGCGCGACATCGACGGGCTGCAGATGATCTACAACATCCTCGAGCAGGACCCGGGGCGCGACCTCATAGAGGCGGCCCGCGAGACGGGCACCTCCCTCATCGTCCGGGTCCCCCACTCCTCGGGGATGCTGGAGGGCAGGTACGACGAGAACACCACCTTCGCCAAGAACGACCACCGGCGCCACCGCCCGAGGCAGTGGCTGCTCGACGGCCTGAAGAAGGTGGAGCAGCTCGGCTTTCTGACCGAGAGCGGAGAGCGGACGCTCGGGCAGGCCGCGCTGAAGTTCTGCCTGGCCACCCCCGAGGTCGTCTCCACCCTCCCCAACATCTACGGCGAGGAGCAGCTGGAGGAGTTCGCCGCCGCCCCCGACACCCCGGACCTCACCCCGCAGGAGCTCGAGAGGATCGCCGGGCTCTACGCCGACAACTTCGGCCTGGAGACCGCCGCAAGGAGGTAG
- a CDS encoding septal ring lytic transglycosylase RlpA family protein, translating into MSGTRGASSRTLLLCAGFAAALLALFVAAAGAARAQQMMATWYGPGFEGSTTASGEPFNPDDYTAAHKTLPFGTKLIVTYNGRSVVVRVNDRGPYSGGYDLDLSQAAAEYLGLTAAGAAPVNVEFADPSTPTGPYGGEQQTASPAAQQEQPRAQGGAAVQQEQPRAQRQAALPQEGPERRSAASGQYAEAGGGAERQAAVREQYRPERAAPAQAPAPEQYEDGEEPSPGPVFGVSLKGALQEVAEDPADAKDWIELAEAASPVPDAPQPAQGGQPQRAGAAEADPASSGGSSALGISVLPDTGGASALVLAGVGALALAGLAVGRGVFRR; encoded by the coding sequence TTGTCAGGTACGCGAGGCGCGTCCTCACGCACGCTTTTGCTCTGCGCGGGCTTTGCGGCAGCTCTTCTGGCGCTGTTTGTGGCGGCGGCCGGGGCGGCCCGGGCCCAGCAGATGATGGCCACATGGTACGGACCGGGCTTCGAGGGCTCGACCACGGCGAGCGGCGAGCCGTTCAACCCCGACGACTACACGGCGGCGCACAAGACCCTGCCTTTCGGGACCAAGCTGATCGTCACCTACAACGGGAGGTCCGTGGTGGTGCGCGTCAACGACCGCGGGCCCTACTCGGGAGGGTATGACCTGGACCTCTCGCAGGCGGCCGCGGAGTACCTGGGCCTGACGGCCGCCGGGGCCGCGCCGGTGAACGTCGAGTTCGCCGATCCCTCCACCCCCACGGGCCCCTACGGCGGGGAGCAGCAGACCGCATCCCCGGCGGCGCAGCAGGAGCAGCCCCGGGCGCAGGGCGGCGCGGCGGTGCAGCAGGAGCAGCCCCGGGCGCAGCGGCAGGCCGCGCTCCCTCAGGAGGGGCCGGAGCGGCGGTCGGCGGCCTCCGGGCAGTACGCGGAGGCTGGCGGCGGAGCGGAGCGCCAGGCCGCCGTCCGGGAGCAGTACCGGCCGGAGCGGGCCGCTCCTGCGCAGGCCCCCGCGCCCGAGCAGTACGAGGACGGCGAGGAGCCCTCGCCCGGGCCCGTCTTTGGGGTGAGCCTGAAGGGGGCCCTGCAGGAGGTGGCCGAGGACCCGGCCGACGCGAAGGATTGGATCGAGCTGGCCGAGGCCGCCTCCCCCGTGCCGGACGCGCCGCAGCCGGCGCAGGGCGGGCAGCCGCAGCGGGCGGGCGCCGCGGAGGCGGACCCCGCCTCCTCCGGCGGTTCTTCTGCGCTCGGCATCTCCGTTCTCCCGGACACCGGCGGTGCCTCCGCCCTCGTGCTCGCGGGGGTCGGGGCGCTCGCGCTGGCCGGCCTCGCCGTCGGGCGCGGGGTCTTCCGGCGGTAG
- a CDS encoding 2-phosphosulfolactate phosphatase, with translation MFEESLSPGGGRMLVRYAGGVGGARSAARAGAVAVIVDAFRASATLAALVHRGAVVVPVASVEEALALPADLRVGERGGAKVAGFELGNSPTGVLEARIEPGSRVVMSTTNGTRIVEAASGAAEVYAGSFVNAGALARALASGFPGAEVVVVGCGWRGHRSSEDEAAAGAIIHRLRRLGAGADPRARAVEEAYLSRPLGRLAKNAAARRLARLGYARDVEFCLKEDVLPAVPRLVGGAFVRAGAPAKNLLDSRGVRIYSEVGPADQTLQTGSGVRQSAAERR, from the coding sequence GTGTTCGAGGAGAGCCTGAGTCCCGGCGGGGGGCGGATGCTCGTCCGCTACGCGGGCGGGGTCGGGGGTGCCCGGTCTGCCGCCCGCGCCGGGGCCGTCGCCGTGATCGTGGACGCCTTCCGGGCCAGCGCCACCCTGGCCGCCCTCGTGCACCGGGGGGCGGTGGTGGTGCCGGTGGCCTCCGTCGAGGAGGCGCTCGCGCTGCCGGCCGACCTGCGGGTCGGGGAGCGGGGAGGGGCGAAGGTCGCGGGCTTCGAGCTGGGGAACTCCCCCACGGGAGTTCTGGAGGCCCGCATAGAGCCCGGCAGCCGGGTGGTGATGAGCACCACCAACGGCACCCGCATCGTGGAGGCGGCGAGTGGCGCGGCGGAGGTCTACGCCGGCTCCTTCGTCAACGCCGGGGCGCTCGCGCGCGCTCTGGCCTCCGGGTTCCCCGGGGCGGAGGTCGTGGTGGTGGGCTGCGGCTGGCGGGGGCACCGCTCCTCCGAGGACGAGGCGGCGGCCGGGGCCATCATCCACCGGCTGCGGAGGCTCGGGGCCGGGGCGGACCCCCGCGCCCGGGCGGTGGAGGAGGCGTACCTCTCGCGGCCCCTGGGGCGGCTCGCGAAGAACGCCGCGGCCCGCCGGCTCGCCCGGCTCGGCTACGCCCGGGACGTGGAGTTCTGCCTCAAGGAGGACGTGCTGCCCGCCGTTCCCCGCCTCGTCGGCGGGGCGTTCGTGCGGGCCGGAGCGCCCGCAAAAAATCTTCTTGACAGCCGGGGGGTCCGCATTTACTCTGAAGTCGGGCCGGCGGACCAAACGTTACAAACCGGTAGCGGGGTCCGCCAATCCGCCGCAGAAAGGAGGTGA
- a CDS encoding YihY/virulence factor BrkB family protein, which yields MRPRRDRGRSRGLREAARRPADGSIGEFVRDLRVLLSLRALRATVEKLQRDDAAGMAAQLAYYLILALFPFMLVLVSLMGTFSSPELAEEVLAYFRQVLPQQVYALIATYTGDVIRGEHPAPGLLSFGILLTLWSASGAFNALIKALNAAYEVQETRPFWKVRALAVGMTLGLSGLIFLGVLLMVFGPPIGEAIARFFGLGTVFEAAWNVARWPVALLFLVVTVALIYYLAPAVDQPFRWITPGGLVAVLLWVVASAAFSFYVNNFGSYNKTYGSIGVAIVLLLYLYISSLTILFGAALNATLARAKEEISGERILEGEPAGEAPAGR from the coding sequence ATGAGGCCGAGGAGGGACAGAGGGAGGTCGCGGGGGCTGCGGGAGGCGGCCCGGCGTCCGGCGGACGGTTCCATCGGGGAGTTCGTCCGGGACCTCCGGGTCCTGCTCAGCCTGCGCGCGCTGCGGGCCACCGTGGAGAAGCTCCAGCGGGACGACGCGGCCGGGATGGCGGCGCAGCTCGCCTACTACCTCATCCTGGCGCTCTTCCCTTTCATGCTGGTGCTGGTCTCGCTCATGGGCACCTTCTCAAGCCCCGAGCTGGCCGAGGAGGTGCTCGCCTACTTCCGGCAGGTGCTCCCGCAGCAGGTCTACGCCCTCATAGCCACCTACACGGGGGACGTGATCCGGGGCGAGCACCCGGCGCCGGGGCTGCTCTCCTTCGGCATCCTCCTGACCCTGTGGTCCGCCTCCGGGGCCTTCAACGCCCTCATAAAGGCGCTCAACGCCGCCTACGAGGTGCAGGAGACCCGCCCCTTCTGGAAGGTGCGGGCGCTGGCGGTCGGGATGACGCTGGGGCTCTCCGGCCTCATCTTCCTCGGCGTCCTCCTGATGGTCTTCGGCCCGCCCATCGGCGAGGCCATCGCCCGCTTCTTCGGCCTCGGGACGGTCTTCGAGGCGGCGTGGAACGTGGCCCGCTGGCCGGTCGCGCTGCTCTTCCTCGTGGTCACGGTCGCCCTCATCTACTACCTAGCCCCCGCCGTGGACCAGCCCTTCCGCTGGATCACGCCCGGCGGCCTGGTGGCGGTGCTGCTGTGGGTGGTCGCCAGCGCCGCCTTCAGCTTCTACGTGAACAACTTCGGCTCCTACAACAAGACCTACGGCTCGATCGGGGTCGCCATCGTCCTCCTGCTCTACCTCTACATCTCCTCGCTCACGATCCTCTTCGGCGCGGCCCTGAACGCCACGCTGGCCCGGGCGAAGGAGGAGATCTCCGGGGAGAGGATCCTCGAGGGCGAGCCCGCCGGCGAAGCCCCCGCCGGCCGCTGA
- a CDS encoding type IA DNA topoisomerase has protein sequence MRLIVAEKPSVGRDIAGALGRHRREGDALVGSGWVVTWALGHLAELAPPDAYGAEYKRWSLQNLPILPERFRVRVNPRTRERFEAVRRWMRDPSVTEVVNACDAGREGELIFAYLYQLSRCEKPVRRLWVSSLTPEAIREGFGSLRDGPSMKPLEDAARSRAEADWIVGMNATRAYSVRFSRPGDVLSVGRVQTPTLRLLVEREREIEDFRPERFFTVHARFARDGKTYDGLWFREKESRLKEREAAEQIAEKVRGGTGVVKKAERRRTSERPPLLYDLTELQRNANARYGFTAERTLRAAQALYEERKLITYPRTSSRYLSGDMVGTLKRRVEAAGGLPELAPFAGRLLAAGSLPVGRRVVDDSKVTDHHAIVPTDRKPSGGLPPDEAKVYDLVARRFLAVFFPAARFENTTVVTEARGETFLSKGRVVLEAGWRELYPDGVGGRKEKEPPALPPVEAGQEWRVAKVGVKEGETKPPPRYSESALLGAMETAGKLVEDEELRQQMKDSGLGTPATRAAIIERLIKVGYVEREKKALVPTAKGRALISLLADSPLSSPEMTARWERRLARIERGEERRPDFMSDISGFAASVVEGVRRMEGEKIAAPGGGGEALGACPKCGSPVVETKKAYGCSAWRKTGCDFAIWKRVAGKRVSESQARQLLAKGRTARLKGFKSRAGKPFSAALVLDGEHRVRLEPFRG, from the coding sequence ATGAGGCTGATCGTCGCCGAGAAGCCCTCCGTGGGGAGGGACATAGCCGGCGCCCTGGGCCGCCACCGCCGCGAGGGGGACGCCCTCGTCGGGAGCGGCTGGGTCGTAACCTGGGCGCTCGGGCACCTCGCCGAGCTCGCCCCGCCCGACGCCTACGGCGCCGAGTACAAGCGGTGGAGCCTACAGAACCTCCCCATACTCCCCGAGCGGTTCAGGGTCCGCGTCAACCCGAGGACCCGCGAGCGGTTCGAGGCCGTGAGGCGGTGGATGCGCGACCCCTCGGTGACCGAGGTCGTAAACGCCTGCGACGCCGGGAGGGAGGGCGAGCTCATCTTCGCCTACCTCTACCAGCTCTCCCGCTGCGAAAAGCCGGTGAGGCGGCTCTGGGTCTCCTCGCTCACCCCAGAGGCGATCCGCGAGGGCTTCGGCTCCTTGCGCGACGGCCCCTCCATGAAGCCCCTCGAGGACGCCGCCCGCAGCCGCGCGGAGGCCGACTGGATCGTGGGGATGAACGCCACCCGCGCCTACTCCGTGCGCTTCTCGCGCCCCGGCGACGTCCTCTCCGTGGGGCGCGTCCAGACCCCCACCCTCAGGCTGCTCGTCGAGCGCGAGCGGGAGATAGAGGACTTCAGGCCCGAGAGGTTCTTCACCGTCCACGCCCGCTTCGCGCGCGACGGGAAGACCTACGACGGCCTCTGGTTCAGGGAGAAGGAGAGCCGCCTCAAGGAGCGGGAGGCCGCCGAGCAGATAGCGGAGAAGGTCCGCGGCGGCACCGGCGTCGTGAAGAAGGCCGAGAGGCGGCGGACCTCCGAGAGGCCGCCGCTCCTCTACGACCTCACCGAGCTCCAGCGCAACGCCAACGCCCGCTACGGCTTCACCGCCGAGAGGACGCTCCGGGCCGCCCAGGCGCTCTACGAGGAGCGCAAGCTCATAACCTACCCCCGCACCTCGAGCCGCTACCTCTCGGGGGACATGGTCGGCACGCTCAAGAGGCGCGTCGAGGCGGCGGGGGGCCTGCCGGAGCTCGCGCCCTTCGCCGGGAGGCTGCTCGCGGCGGGAAGCCTCCCGGTCGGCAGGCGCGTCGTGGACGACTCGAAGGTCACCGACCACCACGCCATCGTCCCGACGGACAGGAAGCCCTCCGGCGGCCTGCCGCCCGACGAGGCGAAGGTCTACGACCTGGTGGCGCGGCGCTTCCTCGCGGTCTTCTTCCCGGCGGCCCGCTTCGAGAACACGACCGTCGTGACGGAGGCGCGCGGGGAGACGTTCCTGAGCAAGGGGCGGGTGGTGCTCGAGGCCGGGTGGCGGGAGCTCTACCCGGACGGCGTCGGCGGCAGGAAGGAGAAGGAGCCGCCCGCGCTGCCCCCCGTGGAGGCCGGCCAGGAGTGGCGGGTGGCGAAGGTGGGGGTCAAGGAGGGCGAGACAAAGCCGCCGCCGCGCTACTCCGAGTCGGCGCTCCTGGGGGCCATGGAGACCGCCGGGAAGCTCGTCGAGGACGAGGAACTGCGGCAGCAGATGAAGGACTCCGGGCTCGGCACCCCCGCGACGCGGGCGGCGATCATCGAGCGCCTCATAAAGGTCGGCTACGTAGAGCGGGAGAAGAAGGCGCTCGTCCCCACCGCCAAGGGGCGCGCCCTGATCTCCCTGCTCGCGGATAGCCCGCTCTCCTCGCCCGAGATGACCGCCCGCTGGGAGCGGCGCCTCGCCCGCATAGAGCGCGGCGAGGAGCGGCGCCCGGACTTCATGTCCGACATAAGCGGCTTCGCCGCCTCCGTCGTCGAGGGCGTGCGCCGCATGGAGGGCGAGAAGATAGCCGCCCCCGGAGGCGGAGGGGAGGCCCTCGGCGCCTGCCCGAAGTGCGGCTCCCCGGTGGTCGAGACGAAGAAGGCCTACGGGTGCTCAGCGTGGAGGAAGACCGGCTGCGACTTCGCCATCTGGAAGCGCGTCGCCGGGAAGCGCGTGAGCGAGTCGCAGGCCAGGCAGCTACTCGCGAAGGGCAGGACCGCGCGGCTCAAGGGCTTCAAGAGCAGGGCCGGAAAGCCCTTCTCCGCGGCACTCGTGC